The proteins below come from a single Mytilus edulis chromosome 5, xbMytEdul2.2, whole genome shotgun sequence genomic window:
- the LOC139524761 gene encoding uncharacterized protein, with translation MTPTKFVSIVSWLFWFIYQDFVSAKLCNVALCRPTNQTSLNPAYNYTLTSSCNVVDGIHDSNLLQQSCMYSDWDGTENFFPSWQIDLGDIYNIAHISITLREDGSEPRYVKNILIKVGNSLTSAGELLNPEQCVDVYNPPTNLGTPLKLFCNIPRAARYLRIEKEDSYFSWLSFCELEVFTDITDTYCPDPPKDWTCRDLTHTSTSPRSQCVETKPTTQSSETTTEVVTTTETVTTTVPITTTEGVSTTETITTSAVPTTPSKGVSTTETIKSAVPTTPSKGVATTKTITSAVPKTVNSVTTTKLEATQITSISEPTSAPSNSNNTCYCPCNSGGYLVLTDAELQEKIEKIISEIKIDPKATSLAKRKLISADDSRPSAKAVGSLGIVILVIIAGLIIIMDSDVIYRSIEQFIAKRKKDKSIEEN, from the exons attttgttTCTGCTAAGTTATGTAATGTGGCTTTATGTAGACCTACAAACCAAACTTCCCTGAATCCAGCCTACAACTATACGTTGACTTCATCCTGTAATGTTGTGGATGGTATACATGATTCAAATCTGTTACAGCAATCGTGTATGTATTCAGACTGGGATGGAACAGAAAACTTCTTCCCTTCCTGGCAGATCGACTTGGGCGACATCTACAATATAGCACATATTAGCATCACCTTGAGAGAAGACGGATCTGAACCAA gatatgttaaaaatatacttaTCAAGGTTGGGAACAGTTTGACAAGTGCCGGGGAACTTCTCAATCCAGAACAATGTGTCGATGTTTATAATCCTCCAACCAACTTAGGAACACCGTTGAAGTTGTTCTGCAACATACCACGAGCAGCAAGATATTTAAGAATAGAAAAAGAAGACTCTTACTTCAGTTGGCTCAGCTTCTGTGAACTGGAAGTTTTTA CGGACATAACAGACACTTATTGTCCAGATCCCCCAAAAGACTGGACATGCCGTGATTTGACGCATACATCAACTTCTCCCAGGTCACAATGTGTTGAAACAAAGCCTACAACACAATCTTCAGAAACAACAACGGAAGTTGTCACAACCACGGAAACCGTGACTACAACTGTTCCAATTACAACAACGGAGGGTGTCTCAACAACGGAAACAATTACAACTTCAGCTGTTCCAACGACCCCCTCGAAGGGCGTCTCAACCACGGAAACAATTAAATCAGCTGTTCCGACAACCCCATCGAAGGGAGTCGCAACCACGAAAACAATTACATCAGCTGTTCCAAAAACTGTAAACAGTGTTACAACCACAAAATTAGAGGCTACACAAATAACCTCTATTTCAGAGCCTACCAGTGCACCTTCTAATTCAAACAATACATGCTATTGCCCGTGTAATAGTGGGGGATATCTTGTTCTGACAGATgccgaactccaagaaaaaatagaaaaaataatttcagaaataaaaatagaTCCAAAAGCAACGTCGTTGGCAAAACGAAAATTGATAAGTGCTGATGATAGTAGACCGTCAGCTAAAGCAGTAGGGTCTTTAGGTATTGTTATTTTAGTTATAATTGCtggtttaattattattatgGATTCAGACGTAATTTATAGAAGTATAGAACAATTCATTGCAAAAAGGAAGAAGGATAAAAGTATTGAAGAAAATTAA